From Miscanthus floridulus cultivar M001 chromosome 15, ASM1932011v1, whole genome shotgun sequence, the proteins below share one genomic window:
- the LOC136508464 gene encoding flavonol synthase 1, producing MGEETHQSVQELAASLCALPPEFVRSEHDQPGATTYRGAAAPDAPVIDMSEPGFGARMAVAAREWGLFQVVNHGVPSAAVAELQRVGWAFFALPREEKERYAMDPASGKIEGYGTKLQRDLEGKKTWNDFFFHVVAPPEKVDHAVWPESLAVAGYREANEEYCRHMQRLTRELFEHLSLGLGLHEGAMAEAFGGDGLVFLQKINFYPPCPQPELTLGVAPHTDMSTLTVLVPNEVQGLQVFKDGQWYDAKYVPDALIVHIGDQIEIFSNGTYKAVLHRTTVNKEKTRMSWPVFVEPPGELVVGPHPKLVTDERPAKYKAKKYKDYQHYKINKLPM from the exons ATGGGGGAGGAGACGCACCAGAGCGTGCAGGAGCTGGCGGCGTCGCTGTGCGCGCTACCGCCGGAGTTCGTGCGGTCTGAGCACGACCAGCCTGGCGCGACCACGTACCGTGGGGCCGCCGCGCCGGACGCGCCGGTGATCGACATGTCGGAGCCCGGGTTCGGCGCGCGCATGGCCGTAGCCGCCAGGGAGTGGGGGCTGTTCCAGGTGGTGAACCACGGCGTGCCCTCCGCGGCGGTGGCCGAGCTCCAGCGCGTCGGGTGGGCCTTCTTCGCGCTGCCGCGGGAGGAGAAGGAGCGCTACGCCATGGACCCGGCGTCGGGCAAGATCGAGGGCTACGGCACCAAGCTGCAGAGGGACCTCGAGGGCAAGAAGACGTGGAACGACTTCTTCTTCCACGTCGTTGCGCCGCCGGAGAAGGTGGACCACGCCGTCTGGCCCGAGAGCCTCGCCGTCGCCGGGTACAGGGAGGCGAACGAGGAGTACTGCCGCCACATGCAGCGCCTGACGCGCGAGCTGTTCGAGCACCTCTCGCTGGGGCTCGGCCTCCACGAGGGCGCCATGGCGGAGGCGTTCGGCGGCGACGGCCTGGTGTTCCTACAGAAGATCAACTTCTACCCGCCGTGCCCGCAGCCGGAGCTCACGCTCGGCGTCGCGCCGCACACCGACATGAGCACGCTCACCGTCCTCGTGCCCAACGAGGTGCAAGGCCTCCAGGTCTTCAAGGATGGTCAGTGGTACGATGCCAAGTACGTGCCGGACGCGCTCATCGTCCACATCGGCGATCAGATCGAG ATTTTCAGCAACGGGACGTACAAGGCGGTGCTGCACCGTACGACGGTGAACAAGGAGAAGACGCGGATGTCATGGCCGGTGTTCGTGGAGCCGCCGGGGGAGCTCGTCGTCGGGCCGCACCCGAAGCTGGTCACGGACGAGAGACCGGCCAAGTACAAGGCCAAGAAGTACAAGGACTACCAGCACTACAAGATCAACAAGCTCCCCATGTAA